GACAGGCAACATGTCCGCGTGCCTCATACACGTGAGCTGGAACAGCTATTGTACGCCGGGAGGCAACGTGCTGAAGCGTTCCTCTCGCCTGAAAAAACGGCACAGTCACGTTTTCTTTGGATTACAAGGGGACTGGAAAAGCCATGCTGCATTAGCCTACCTGGTTATTACAGACAACCCAAACTATGGTTAAATAGGTAATCCTGACCATACATAAATTAGATAGTTCTGATGTCAAGGTCTTCTAATGTTAAGACAGTTCACTTTGTATCTACATACTTAATCTAACACTTATTGATACCGTGATTACTGTGGCATGAACAACCCGGTAgaagccactgtgtgtgtacccgccagacaaaacaaaacagcctgCTGTCCTCTAGGTGTGGCACGAGGGTAGGTGTGTCTCTTCTTGAGAGATCTGTTAAAGCCGGGCCTCGAGCCTCATTGCTTGTTCCGCGAGGTGTGACGTCACGTGAACTACCCGTGTCCGTTCCagctgagagagggagagagggagagagagagagagagagagagagagagagaggacgatCGGACTTGGACGTCGCGCGGCCCATACACAGACCGAAGCCCGTGCGCCCGTGACTGGATCCACCGGATGCAAAAGAAAGTACAGTCAGAGAAATAGGAAACAAGCCATTCCTTTCCACGACGgacagcagaggagagaaaCAGCAATACAACTTGTCATCTGACCAATACAGTCACTGATCTCGtcgctgtttgtgtgtgtgtgtgggagagagtgTGTGCTTGTACACACTTTCCCTtcggttgttttgttttgacggAGGTCTGCTTGGCAACTATTTCGGGATCTGCTTTTTGATTGCAGGAAGATTAACTCGGGATATTATTTTAcaagttttatttgtaatattctCCTGTCCGTGCGGTGTTCGTTGACATTTTGACGcctttgcatttttattatGGGCAGTATTCTTGCTCAGATCTGACTGACTAACCCTCCCACACTGGTCCTCTGAGAATAACAGCTTGATCTActgaagatttaaaaagaaaaaattcaaCTGCAATGGAATATTTCGATGAAAATAATTCTGCAAGGAAATAAGGAACTCTGCACAACCTAAAGTGAAAGGTAACTTAACTTAAGTTTCTGAAAGTAtaattcatttttgtcattaataATTCGAATTACATTAcaattgctgctgctgcatggaCACTTATCAAAACTATCTCTCTTTTTcaaccccccctctcccccccccccccaacctccctcctgcacacacacaaacacacacacacatctagtGATCAGCATACTTGTCCTATTGGTAGGCTCTTCGGTCAGTTTACCACGCCCCTTTAAGTGCCCCCGGTATCTTTCTACGACCCAATCTGGCCCAGGATGTCCAGGCAGCTCTCTCAGCTTCCGAACCCTGACCTCCCAGCTGGCGCAAGCCCACAGTTTGGAAGTTGTACCCAGCCTGCAGGTTCCCTCACAGGGGGGCATCTCACGGGTCTTAAATCGCTCCTGCAGCACCCCATAAAGGGAGACCAACGTTTAAAAGCATGTGATGCAAAAGGTGAGAAACTTTCATTTGATGAGTTAATACTCTgtgccagtgttgtttatgttgaATGCACGGCCCAATCCCCTGACAGTCTATCTTCAAGATGTGCAATGAATAATTTATACCCCTGTGTTACACCCACTGATATGGTTATTATACTATacacatatttaacatttttatataacaAACATCACATTTGTCTTATTCAATGGCACAAAAGCCTGATGCACCATCACACGCATTCACGATGACAAGTATTTACCTGGATTATAATCCCCGCAGCGACTTGAAATTAGGATCCAGATTACAATGAGCTGTGACACGTTTGGGCTTAGCTGTAATGCTGCGCAGTTTCAAAAACGTGCCTTCCAACTATTGTGAGATTCGTTGAGAAGATTATGTATATGTTATGACAACAAATTGGTTTCAGCTCGTGCTTAATGCTGCAATTCAGCTACCATCTGGtccatctgtgtgtgcgtgagagagagagatagagagacatagAATAAAAGAGAGATTTTGCAGAAGCACATCTCATGGATACACCTGTCACACCACATGGAGAGTTGATGTTAGCATACACAGACTATAACACCTCAAGATAACCTTTTGGTGATAGAACTTTCTTGTGTACTGAAATGTAGTCTTCATCGTCTTCATTCTGCACTAATAATGATTCTACTCTCTTATCTCTGGTAGACAAAGAGAGGCTAGACATTGAGGAGGACTCCATGGGAGTGTGCCCCATTAGGAATGGCAGTGGAATAGGCAACAGTAATAGCAGTAATGgctgtggaggaggtggaggtggtgctGGAGGAGGAAATTTCAGCCAGTTCTTGGCACCCCTCTTGTGGGATCGCACCCTGCCTGCAGATGGGGGCCTCTTCCAGCTTCAGTACATGGACTTGGAGGAATTTCTGGTTGAAAATGGAATGGGCAACATGCATAACAACAACAGCTCCAGTTCAGCCCAGATCCCCTCACAGAGCTCCCCGTCAGCTGTGCCCAATCAGAGCTCCCAGTGCCTACCGTCCTCATCCCCACCTTGCTCTTCGTCTTCATCACCTTCTTCGTCTTCTTCCCCGTCCCTCATTGGTTTGGAGGTGGCTCAGCCGCAGAGCCTTGGAGGAGGAAATGACTGTTTGCATGGTGAGTTCACTTAGACGGACCGTTTTGTTTCttagatgaatagatagatagttgAACCAGAGAATGAAACAAATTGACAAAAGGTATGTCCATAACAGCTCAAAAACAGCAATATCATGGAAGAGGGCTCTGCAAACTTTGCAAAGTTGACAAGCTGAAAGAGGCAAATGTTCCCTACTTTCTGATATGAGGCTAGTTGACCCTACAATACACTAACGGCTGAGATGTAATCAAGGTTATATGGTGTACCTATAATGTCCCCAAAGGCTACTGATTCAGCATTTTAACTCTCCCTTGAGTTTAAAACAAAGACCATGGTGACAAAGCATTTTTTGTCCCCTGGGGTCAAACTGAAGGCAGGGGATACAGTCACATGGCGCTGCACGCAAAGTCAACTTGAAAGAGAAAACAGTTTAGAAATGGCTGCTTAACAATATCGCAGCAAGGTGCAGGGTTTAAAGTTGGGCACTTGAGCTATTTGATGAGTCAACCTTATAGCATTGACAAGGAGGTTTGGTTTAGTTTGGCATGTGATCTATGTACTGCAGTGTGCAACACAATCAGCATTCAGTCCCAGCCCCTTATAATGTGCAGCAGGGTCAAAATGGtaaaaagagagatagagaaagagaagcGTGTGGAGTGTTTGCGGTTGCGTGTCTTTAAATCTCTTCACACGCCACAGCCATGTGTGGAGTCAGTACACGTGCTGAGGCTGAGAATACTGGAGTGAGAGAACTAGAGGCAGGGCCTGTAGACATGTAGGTGGAGCTCACAGGAGGAGGGACACGCAGAGCAACAGGAGGAGTTTCCCTGTGTTGCTACTTCTGGACAAATGGGAACATTTGATCGCAGATGAATGGCATTAAGTACACTGATATCCAGAATGTCATACCGTATGGGATGTTGACGTGAGGAATTAAGTGACAAAGTGCATGGTCATGGACTGATAATGCATTACATTGCATGAAAAAGCCTCATGCATTTGGATTGAAATCCCTTGATATAAAGCCTTACAAGAAATTGTGATGCTAATTACAACACATATTAAATAGCAAATCAAAATCATTGGCTAGTCTaaaagtgtttaaatgtttgtgtgtgtgtgtgtgtgtatatatatatatatatatatatatatatatatatatatatatatatatatatatattatattatattatattatattatattataatgtgGCTGAGATGGTTTTGCTAAAGTTGAGGGAATAATTCTCATCAGCTCTCCCAAAGTTTGAAATTTGATAATCTGTGTTCTAATCTGCCGTATCATAAAAATGCTCAACAAGCAGCTGCTTCATAAATATTAAACGGAGCAACACCTAACTACCTATAATTATATTTAGTTACCTCAGCACAAGTTGGTCTACTGTTTGCCTTCACAAAGGCCTCAGACCTTCAGCTTCTGGAATGCTGTAGAACAACAAGGGCTGAAATGTAGTAGTCACATATTGGAATATTTCTTAAAAAAGCAATAGCATCCTATTCTCCCAGGGCTGAAATACGTGGACAAAAAAGTGCCAAATCAACTTTGTAAGGCTGCGTTACAGAGCTTCCCATAAAGCAGGGAGAGGCAATCATGTACCACAGGAGGGCTGAGGGTTTTTGCAGGTTTTTGTTCCAACTAAACACTACACCAGGTGGTGGCACTGACTAGTTCCTGCTGTCGATTTGAAGCAGCGGAAATCATCAACATCTTCTGGTTTAGTCGTACACAGGAAAACATACATATTTTCTGGCCTCAGTGGCACTTGGTTGCCTACAGTATCCATACCTAAAGATTCTGTATTTGTTTAGACCCGCTGATTATGTATTATGGGACATGCTTGACCTCATCTTGGTGCCTGTGAAAGCACTCTTTAATTTGTTTGCTGTCAT
The genomic region above belongs to Etheostoma cragini isolate CJK2018 chromosome 6, CSU_Ecrag_1.0, whole genome shotgun sequence and contains:
- the dbpb gene encoding D site albumin promoter binding protein b gives rise to the protein MSRQLSQLPNPDLPAGASPQFGSCTQPAGSLTGGHLTGLKSLLQHPIKGDQRLKACDAKDKERLDIEEDSMGVCPIRNGSGIGNSNSSNGCGGGGGGAGGGNFSQFLAPLLWDRTLPADGGLFQLQYMDLEEFLVENGMGNMHNNNSSSSAQIPSQSSPSAVPNQSSQCLPSSSPPCSSSSSPSSSSSPSLIGLEVAQPQSLGGGNDCLHGSQTSMNDSCESPCSSSSSSCPPMLTPTDSGPDGVGMFDVDSSDMDLSNQPNFDPRRHSFSEEELKPQPMIKKARKILVPDGLKDEKYWTRRYKNNEAAKRSRDARRLKENQISVRAAYLERENAALRQEVAEIRKELGRCRNILSKYENRLADQ